The genomic region ATCCACAATTAAACATCGTAGCATAGGGTATTGCATTCCCCAAACAAAAATCTCTTTTTTTTTCAGATTTTTTGATCGATCTTTTGCGAAAGCTCCGCACTCTACCGAAACGGCGAGCGTCGGGAGTACGTCATGTAATGCTGTCAAACCATTGCTCTAGGGTTTGTTGGGGGGCATCGGGCTGGGCAATAATTTCCACCACTTTGTTTTTGGCGCTAGGCAGCCTCAACGCCTCCACACAGACCTCCGCTACTTGTTCGCGGGACAAGCTGCCTTCAAACAGGGTATCTGCTGCCGCCATTTGAAGGGGATCGGTGGGCGCTGTACTTTTGAGCCCACCGGGACGAACGATGGTGTAGGTTAAGCCACTGCCCTGCAGGTAGGCTTCTGCCTGTTTTTTCCATACCAAAATCAACCAAAAGATGTTCAGGGGATGCAAAAGTCGCGACACACATAGCGATGACACAAACACCATATGCTGAACCTGCTGACGCTTAGCTGCATCCACCAAGTTCTTGGTGCCTTCAAAATCCACGCGATAGGGCAGGGTTGGATCCCAACTGGGCTGGGCTCCAGTGGCGCAGAAGACCACATCACAGCCTGCGATCGCTGCATCTAAGGTTTCCGGCTGCAAAACATCGCCCACCCACTGTTCTGACCAGTCGGACAAGACAGCGGCTGCCTTTTGGCGATCGCGCACCAGCGATCGAGTAGGAATTTGACGTTGTTCGAGGGCCTTTACGATCAATTGTCCTGTGCGCCCCGTAGCGCCGGCTACAAATGCTTTCACCAAGATGTTCCTTAAAATAGAGTGTTACTCAAACGTGGTTCTGTTTTATGGTCTAGGTATGCCCTCGGGGCACCTTACCGCTGAGTCTGAGGAGACCACAAGACCTAGCCTGATCGATAGTGATCATTATTAACTGTTTTTCCGGCTAAAACCCATACCACCATCGATCGATGACGGAGAAACTACCCGGACAACATAAATGTCCAACCCGACGATCTTCGTAGAATGCCGTAGATCTAACCTCATGGGAGGAAACATCTTGTGTGAATTTCATCTATTTTTCCGTAGATCAAGCGTGTTAACGAGTAGAACACCGAAGCTATGCTAAATGTAAATCGCGTCTGATTTGCTTTGCCCCTCTCCAAATCATGGTCACCAGACGATGGATCCTACCTCAAGGCTGGGCAATCTAAGGCTAGTCGTCTTCAGAGATTCCTCATTTTGTGGAGGAGTTGAAGCAAGTGAGCTATCCTCAAGCATTGAGGGCGATCGCCCATCAGGTGTCTTGTTTAATGTCGGACTATATTGCCTATCTCTGGATCAGGTAAGCAATTAAAACAATGCTACTTTTCAAGGAACTTGAAGCTATGCAGGCCCATTCAGCAGAACACCAAGCTTTTGAGACATTCGAGACATTTGAATCTGTTATGGGTCTAGACATAGTGACTGACTCTGTTGAGCAGCCTGTAGAGTCCGCGGTGGCGGAAGCAACCCATTTTCGTGGGCAGTATGCTAACTGCATGGCTATGTATGCTGATGCTCAAACAGTTGCCGACTATCTAGACATTCACTCTGAATGGTTTCATCGCTGTGCCCACCCCATGAAAACCGATGCGCTTGGGGATAACGGCTATGCTTTAACGATTGGTCGCTTTGGTTCCTTTGGGTATGAAGTGGAACCCAAAATTGGTCTACACTTGCTGCCCCAAGATGAAGGCGTTTACCGGATTGAAACGATTCCCGTTCCCGACTACGAAGCACCGGGCTATCACGTTGATTTCCGGGCAGCGCTACAGCTTGTGGAAGCCACTTCCGAAACCGGCGCGCCTCTAACGCAGGTGGAATGGGAACTGGATCTGGACGTGGCTATCTATTTTCCTCGATTCATCCGGGCTCTACCCAAATCTCTCATCCAAGGCACCGGCGATCGCCTCCTGAACCAAATTGTCCGCCAAGTGTCCCGTCGCCTCACCCACAAAGTGCAAATGGACTTCCACCAAACTCGCGACATCCCGTTCCCTAAGGCCTCTTAGTTTTAGACTAAGACTAGGTCGATGCAGATATCGGCAAGGTCTAGGTCTTAACGATTGGTGAGATTCGAGTATGGATAGTATTGATTGGACAAGCGTCATTCCTGCAGGGCTAGCGATCGCCATTTTTGCGGGCGGATTGTTCATGCTGGTGTCTGGCGTTTGGGCATCTCGCGATCAGTAGCATCCCTATTTCCGAGGGGCGATCGCTCCAGCAACCTGGTTAACATACCGTTACCACATTCTTCGAGCACCATCGGGATCAGGTGCTCATCCTTGGGCATCCTAATCAGTAGGATGTTCTCAAGCAAGTGCCACGATGACACAGCACCCGATTATGTCACCCCAGGAACCCCACATTCCTCATCAACTCTGGGGGATGGCGATCGCGGGCTTATGTTTGAGTGGCATAGGTTTGCTGTTGCCGATCATGACACCGATCATGATGCCGTTATTGATGGTGGTTGCTGTCGGGCTATTGCTGCAGATTTATAACCAGTCTCGCAAGAACCAACAGCTTCATAAAGCACTTCATCGCTATCATCAACAACTCGCTAAGCTAGAAGCCCAACAGCCTAGGTTTCAGCCTCTGCTGGATTCTATTGCCCATGAGCAACAGCAGCGGCAAGCTCTAGAACGCGCTAGCCAGGCTGCTCAGACGAGCCTCACTGAACTTCAGCACCAACTGGATCAGCACCATCTTCAACGCCAAACGTTAGACACCCAGCTCAAGGCGGTGCAGGCGGCGTTAGTGATGACCCTTAACCAGTCCCAAGCAAGGGAAATCAAGCTCCAAGAGCTTAGGCAAGAGAACCGCATCTATGATGACCTGATTGACGAGCAAGAGCAGCGGGCCCAGCAGCTTAAAGATCACGTCACGGCCCTTGGGACAGAATGCGATCGCCTCCAGACCCAACTCACTGACGCTGAGGCTAGCATCGCAACCTTAGAGAGCGATCGCCTGCAGCTAGAGCAAACCTGTCAGGAAGCTCAGCACCAGATAGCTGATTTAGAACAGGAGCTAGAGGAAACCTGTCAGGCAGCTCAGCGCCAGATAGCTGAGCTAGAACAGGAATTAGAACCCTATCGCTTGACGCCGCCCATCTACGCTAACCGTCCTCCGCAGATGAGCAACGAGAAATTTGTCCGCCATGCCGACATCCAGCTTGCCGACTTCCCTCACCCTGAACAGCTTGCGGAACAGGCCAAGCATCATTACCATCGCCGCAGCAGTGACCCGACCCCGCGCCCCGTGACCCTGAATGGCATCGTCGATTATCTGAGACATGAATTCACCAACTACGATCGCTTGTGTGAGGAACTAGGTTCCTATAGCCGGCCGGCCCGCAATATTCTCAAAGCCAGAGTCAATGCCCAGATTTGGGAGCGTCTCTCGGAGATGCGGCTCACTCTGGATGATGTCGTCTGAAGCCTCTCAATCCAGCGACTATTCCTTGGGCGTGGCGAGGGTCAAGCGCAATCCCATGGCAATCAACCCCATACTGGCCAGCATCACCGGCGTAATCGGCTGTTGAAAAAACAGCAGGGCCAGCAGCGCGACAAAGATCGGCACGATGCTATACACCGACGTGGCCGTGCGGGTTGGGCCGATCGCTCCCACACTAAGGTTATAGAGCAAGTAGCCTATCCCCGATGCACCGATACCCATGTAGAGCACCGACCCCAGCGATGCAGGGGAGATGGCGCGCCAGGGGCCGCCTTCCCACGCTGACAACAGCAGCAGTTGCACCACCCCAAACAGCGCCGCGTAGTAGCTGATGGTGAAACCAGAGTACCGGGCTGAAAGTTTTTTGATGATCAGGGTGTAAATCGCCCAGCAAACCACCGCCGCCAGCATCAGACCATCACCTCGATTGAACGTGAGCTGCAAGATAGTGCTGATCTGTCCACGAGTGAGCAAGAACAGCACCCCAAGTACGGCCAGACCGCAGCCCAGATAGTTTTTCAGCAGCAGCCGTTCTCGGAGGGCGATCGCTGCCAAACTGCCGGTGACCACAGGACTGAAGGCATTGATGATGGCGCTGTTGGCGACCTCGGTGTAGCGCAGGCTGGAGAAGAACAGCACATGGTAGCCTACCACGCCAAAGAGACCCAGTAGGGCCATGGGCAACACATCTGCCCGCGCCAACCGTAGGGACTGGCGACCATAGTGCCGCACCAACAGACTTAAAAACACAAGGGCGATCGCATACCGCCAAAACGATGTGGTGATCGGGCCCATATCCAAGGTGGTGAATTTCCCGGCCACAAAGCTACCTGCGAACAGAGCGCTGGTCACCAAGGGTAAAAGAATTCGCCGTCTGTCTTGCCCCAAGAGTCTCTGACCCATGACTATCCCTAAATAAGCCCTCAGCTACTCTAGCAGTCGGTTTCACGGCTCGATCGATGAGTCTCCGATCGCTGCTGAATTTAGAACGTTGTCAAGATCTCATAAAAAACATTGTTTTGCAAGTTAAATTGCGGATCTAAGTTTAGAAAAGAAAACTAAAATCATTTTTAACTTTTTAAACAAAGGACAATGCTGGATTCTATCGACTATCGAGTGCTGTATCACCTGATGCGACAGGGGCGGATGACTTGGGCAGATCTGGCCGGGGTGCTATCCCTGTCGTCCCCGGCCGCTGCTGATCGCGTGCGGCGACTGGAAGAGCGCGGCGTGATTACCGGGTATGCGGCGGCGATCGCCCCTGAGCTGGTGGGGCTAGATCTGTTGGCGTTTATCTTTGTGACCCTTGAGCATCCCCGCCACTGTGAAGCATTTGTGGAGCGCATCCAGGCGATGGAAGACGTGCAGGAATGCCACCACCTCGCCGGAGAGGATGACTACATGCTG from Candidatus Obscuribacterales bacterium harbors:
- a CDS encoding DMT family transporter translates to MGQRLLGQDRRRILLPLVTSALFAGSFVAGKFTTLDMGPITTSFWRYAIALVFLSLLVRHYGRQSLRLARADVLPMALLGLFGVVGYHVLFFSSLRYTEVANSAIINAFSPVVTGSLAAIALRERLLLKNYLGCGLAVLGVLFLLTRGQISTILQLTFNRGDGLMLAAVVCWAIYTLIIKKLSARYSGFTISYYAALFGVVQLLLLSAWEGGPWRAISPASLGSVLYMGIGASGIGYLLYNLSVGAIGPTRTATSVYSIVPIFVALLALLFFQQPITPVMLASMGLIAMGLRLTLATPKE
- a CDS encoding Lrp/AsnC family transcriptional regulator, with the protein product MLDSIDYRVLYHLMRQGRMTWADLAGVLSLSSPAAADRVRRLEERGVITGYAAAIAPELVGLDLLAFIFVTLEHPRHCEAFVERIQAMEDVQECHHLAGEDDYMLKVRCRHTRHLEQVISHHIKGIPGVVRTRTAIALSTIKETTHLPLDVDGGTP
- a CDS encoding SDR family oxidoreductase, giving the protein MKAFVAGATGRTGQLIVKALEQRQIPTRSLVRDRQKAAAVLSDWSEQWVGDVLQPETLDAAIAGCDVVFCATGAQPSWDPTLPYRVDFEGTKNLVDAAKRQQVQHMVFVSSLCVSRLLHPLNIFWLILVWKKQAEAYLQGSGLTYTIVRPGGLKSTAPTDPLQMAAADTLFEGSLSREQVAEVCVEALRLPSAKNKVVEIIAQPDAPQQTLEQWFDSIT
- a CDS encoding DUF1997 domain-containing protein — its product is MTDSVEQPVESAVAEATHFRGQYANCMAMYADAQTVADYLDIHSEWFHRCAHPMKTDALGDNGYALTIGRFGSFGYEVEPKIGLHLLPQDEGVYRIETIPVPDYEAPGYHVDFRAALQLVEATSETGAPLTQVEWELDLDVAIYFPRFIRALPKSLIQGTGDRLLNQIVRQVSRRLTHKVQMDFHQTRDIPFPKAS